The Pseudomonas sp. SCB32 DNA window AGGTAGCCGACGATGTAGGAGAGGGTGAAACCGAGCGTCCAGGACACCGCCATCAACGCCAGCAGCGGGCCACGGAAACGCCGGGGCACCAGCTCCGCCACCAGCGAGACGCCGACCACGAAGTCCGAGCCCAGGGCGAAGCCGAGCAGCAGGCGCAGGATCAGCAGCTGCTGGGCGTCCTGGACGAAGAACTGGGCGATGGAGGCGCCGAAGAACAGCGCCATGTTCCAGCGGTAGATGTGCTTGCGCCCGTAGCGGTCGGCCAGCGGGCCGGTCAGCAGGCTGCCGAGGAACAGGCCGATTAGGGCCGCTCCGCCGAGCAGGCCGAGCCACAGGGCATCCAGTCCCAGCGGGGTGGTCGCCAGGCTGATGGCGATGCCGATGATGCCCAGCACGTAACCATCGCAGAACTGGCCACCGACGCCACCCACCGCGGCCTGGATGTGCAGCGGCCGGATGGGGGAGTGCAGGTCGGCAGGGGAATTCGATATATCGATGCTTTGCATGGCTTACCTCTTGTTGTTCTTGTGAGGGTAAGGAAAAGGGAGTCAGGGCTTCTGGGCGACGAACGCCGCGACGTTCTCCAGCGCGGAATCCATCAGGCCTTGCATGGCTTCGGCGCTGCTCCAGGCCACGTGGGGGTTGAGGACCAGGTTGTGGGTTGCGGCCAGGTGCAGCAGCGGCTCATCGAGGGTGAGCGGCTCGTTGGTCACGACGTCGAGCGCGGCGCCGGCGATCTCGCCATCCTGCAGTGCGCGGATCAGCTCCGGTTCGTTGATCACCGCACCCCGCGCGGTGTTGATCAGCACGGCATCCTTCTTCATCCACTGAAATTGCTGGCGGCCCAGCAGGCCACGGGTCTGCGGGGTCAGCGGGCAGTTGAGCGAGACGACGTCGCTGCGGGTGAGCAACGCTTGCAAGGGCAGGTAGCGTTCGCCCTGGTAGTGGCCGTCGCGGTCGTGGAAATACACCTCCATCTCCAGGCGCGAGGCGAGGTCGGCCAGGCGCTGTGCGATGGGGCCGTGGCCGATGATGCCCAGCACCTTGCCGCGCAGGTCGCGGATGGGGTAGTCGAAGTAGGTAGGGTTCAGCGGCTGGCCGCGCTGGCGCTCGTCCATCAGCAGGCGATGGTAGCGGCCGACGTTGCGCAACAGCTCGAAGATCATCGCGAGTGCGTGCTCGGCCACCGCGTGGGTGCCGTAGCCGGGGACGTTGGTGACATGAATGCCGCGCTGGCGGCAGTACTCCAGGTCCACCACGTCGGTGCCGGTCATGGCCAGGGAGATCATGCGCAGCGCAGGCAGTTGCTCCAGTTGCGCCACCGAGATCGGCACGCCGCCGGTGATGGCCACGGTGGCGGTGGATAGGCGCGCCACCATATCCTCGGGCGCGGTGTAGTCATGGCAGCTCCAGCGATGCGGGAAGGGCAGTTCCCTGATTTTCACGCTCGCGGGGAAAGCGTCACGGTCGAGGAAAACGACGTCGTGCAGCACAGGCACCTCCAGGTGGGGTTGTTCTTCTAATTAGGGGCAGAGCTGTTAGCGGAGAGAACGGTCAGGCCACGGCGCTGGCCTGGATTTCCAGGCGGTAGCGGCTGTCGGCCAGGGCCGCGCCGACGCAGGCGCGCGCCGGCGGATGCTGCGGGTCCACCCAGGCGTCGTAGACGCTGTTCATGGCGTCGAATTCGGCCATGTCGGCCAGCCAGATCTGCACGCGGATGAGGCGGCTCTTGTCGACACCGGCCAGGTCCAGGACGGCTTCCAGTTGCTCCAGCACATCGCGGGTCTGTTCGGCGATGTCCTGGTCCGGATCACGGGCGACGATGCCCGAGGTTTCGATGCATTCGTTGAAACGCACGCACTGGCTGTAGCGAGCGTTCCTGCCTTTGCGCTGTATGTCCAAGGCGACCCCTCCTGTCTTGTTGTCATGGCCGAGCGACTCGGCCGGGGACAGATTGTTCGGGGCCTGGCGCGCGGTGAGCTAGGAAGAAAAGGACGATAAATAGGAGAAATCTGCGTTGTTAAAAAATAACTTCAAAATTTTCTCAAAGTAAAAAATATCGTTGTTTTTTAGATTGCCTGTGGCTAGCCTTCGGAGCATTCGTCAGGCCGGGGAAGGTTCACCGTGCCAGACGAACCCTCCAGGGAGAGCTGGACTGAATTCGCCTGGGCGGCACTGCAGCGATTGCCGGAACACGTACTGCCCGGCATGCGCAACCGATCACCCCAACCGCTACGAGACCTGCCATGAAATTTCCCGCCGTGCCGCCGCTGAAACGCAGTTTCTGGATGCTCAGTGCCGAGCCCGACCTGCAACTGCCGTCCCCGCTCTCGGGCAACCACCGGGCCGATGTCGCGATCGTCGGCGGAGGATTCGTCGGCCTCTGGACGGCCCTGACGATCAAGGAGCACGAGCCCGATTGCCGGGTCATCGTGCTGGAGCAGGATATCTGCGGTGGCGGTGCGTCGGGGCGCAATGGCGGGTTCGTGATGTCCTGGTGGCCGAAGATCCAGTCGCTCACCTCGTTCTGCTCCACCGAGCAGGCGACCTTCCTTGCCACCAGTGCGGAGCGCGCGATCAGCGAGCTGGGCGAGTTCTGCGAGCGCCACCGGATCGATGCATCCTTCAAGCAGAAGGGCTGGCTCTGGACGGCGACCTGCAAGGCTCACGTCGACAGCTGGAACGCCACCCTGGCGGCTTGCGAGCGCCTGGGCTTCCATCCCTTCGAGCGGCTGTCCCGTGAGGAGGTGGCGCGGCGCTCGGGGTCGGACGTGCACATCGCCGGCGTGCTGGAGCGCAGCAACGCCACCGTGCAACCGGCCGCGCTGGTCCGGGGCATGCGCCGCGTGGCGCTGGAAGCGGGTATAGAAATCTTCGAGAACACCCCGGTCAGCGAGATCCAGCCGGGCCGTCCGGTTTCCCTCGTGACCGCCGGCGGGCGGGTCGAGGCCGACAGGGTCGTCCTGGCCACCAACGCCTGGTCCGCCGCCATCCCTGAGCTTTCGAAGCTGTTCGTGCCGGTGGGCAGCTCCATCGTGGTCACCGAGCCGCTCGGCCCGCGCCTGGAGAGCCTGGGGTGGAGCGGGGCGGAAGCCATCACCGACTCGCAGCTGCTGGTCGACTACTACCGCACCACGCCCGACGAGCGCATCGCCTTCGGCAAGGGCACCGGCTCGCTGAGCTACGGCTCGAAGATGGGCCCGGTATTCAGTGAAGACCGCGAGGGCATAGCCCTGACCGAGGCTGACCTGCGCCGCGCCTATCCGATGCTCCACGACGCGCTGGTCACCCACTCCTGGTCCGGTCCGATCGATCGCACCTACGACAGCCTGCCGGTATTCGGCCAGATCGCCGGCAGCGACAACATTCACTACGGCATCGGCTGGAGCGGCAACGGCGTGGGCCCGAGCCGCCTGGGCGGCCGCATCCTGGCCAGCCTTGCGCTGGGCAGGAAGGACCCGTGGAGCGGCTGCGCCCTGGTCGGCCGCCGCTGCAAGCCATTCCCGCCGGAGCCGGTGCGCTACCTCGGTGGCTCGATGGTGCGCAAGGCCGTGATCCGCAAGGAACGCGCCGAACTCAATGGCAAGCCGGCGAATCAGTTCGACGTACTGATGGCCCGGTTCGCCCCCGCTGGACTCGAAGACAAAGCCTGAGGAAACCTCCATGACGCCCGTATTGTTCCGACTCGACAACGCCCAGTTCACTGAGCCTGCGCCGGCCGGCATCCCGATCGGCGAGCCGATCCCGATGGCCAGCACCGCCGCGCACCAGGAACTCGCCTCGCAGAACGCCTCCAGTGGCTTCTGGGAATGCTCTCCCGGCCGCCTGCGCCGCGCCATCATGCAGGCCGAGTACAGCTACTTCATCGAAGGCCGTGGCGTGTTCACCCCGGACGGTGGCGAGCCCATCGCCTTCAAGGCCGGGGACTCGATCTACTTCGCCGCGAATACCCACGGTGAGTGGGAGATCATCGAGAAGGTGCGCAAGGCCTACCTGATCCTGGGGTGAGCGCCGCTGCGTGCTCTGTGTAGGAGCGAACTCTGTCCGCGATGTGCCCCGCCGCTGGCTCGATCGCGGACGGAGTCCGCTCCTACATCGTTTCTGGCTCCCCGCGTTCGCGGGGATGACGTGGCGGGGATGATGGTGTGTGACACCGTCATTACCGCGAACGCGCGGCCCGGAAGATAGCCCGTAGGGCGTACAACCGTTCGCGGTTGTACGCCGATACAGCATGCCCATCATCAGTGTCGTGGTTGAGCCCGGAGCGCCCGGAAATCACGGCCAATCGGCGTATAACGCGGAGCGTTATACGCCCCACGTGGGCTCGCCAATGCGGCAGAGGCTCAGCGGGCCTTGCGGTAATGATCCCGGATGAAGACTGGAAGATCGTTCGAGGGGGGCGTAACGGGGATCTGATATATCATGTCGCCGACGAAGCCGCGGTGATAGGTGGCGTGATTGACCAGGTGCAGCACGATTTCTTCCTGTGTCATGACGCCCTTGCCCCCTCCGACAAACTCGAAATGGACGACTTTCGACAGGTCCTTCGCCGACCAGGTGTCGACAAGTTCGATGTACCAGCGGTCCATCGCCTGAACCGCGCTCCAGAGGTCGCCCAGCGGAGACGGATGTTCGGTGTTGCGGGCGGTGTAGTGGTGCTTCTTGTCTTGCAGGTGATGCCTGAAGATATCGTCCACCACGTAAACGTGGTTCAGGGTATGCACCATGTTTCCGAACCGTGTCTGCCTGGGGCGGAGCGCTTCGCCCTCGGGCAGGTTCATCACGCTTTCGAACGTCAGCTCATTCGCCCAGGCTTTGTAGCGCACCAGCATTTTCAATGAGTCCGTGGCGGCGGTGGGCGGAGCGGCGGGGCGAGTGGTTGCAGCGGATTCAGGTTGGCTTTCCGAAGTCGCAGACATGCTTGTGAGTCCTTGTTTGAGCGCAATCGACGTGTTGAAGAGTTTCTTCAAGGTGGTCCCCGGTGTTGGCCTGGACCATGCCTGTTCGTTGCCCGGCATGGGGCATGCCTGACGCTCACGCGAGTCCCTGGAGCCGACCTGTGACCTGTGTTTGGGTCTTGCCGCCGATCCAGAATTGGCCGGCGTTATCGCGAGCCACATGAATGCGCCCTTTACGATCGAGTCGAGTGCCCTGGGCGGCGATATAGGCTTCCTCAACCACTCCAGTGGAGAACAGCCATTGCGCCAGGGAGGCGTTGAGGCTTCCCGTGACGGGGTCTTCAACGATAGTGCCCAGATGATTGTTGAAGAACGCGCGAACTTCGAAGGCGGCATCGCCATGGGAATGAGCTCCGACCACGCCGATGTCGATTCTTCGCGGCCAGCTTCGTTGCGGGCTCAGTGCAAGCACCTGCTCCGCCGAAGTCAGGCGGATTCCCAGCCATCCTGGGCCGTTGTCGATCCAGGCGGCGTCGATGACGTCCTGTAGATCGATCCCCAGGAATTGAATCGCTTCGGCCAACTCTTCCTGCGAGGGCGGGCCGGAACGAATCAGCGGTGGTGCGGCAAAGGAAAGCAATCCCGGTTCACGGCGAATGGTCACCAGTCCGACGCCGCACTCCTGGACAATTTCGTTCTCGTTGATCGGCGCACGGCCGGTGGAAAGCCAGGCATGGCAGCTGCCCAATGTCGGGTGCCCGGCAAAAGGCATTTCTCTTTCCAGCGTGAATATCCTGACCCTGTAGTCTGCCGCCGGGTGCGTGGGTGACAGCAGGAAGGCGGTCTCCGACAGGTTGAACCAGCGCGTCAGGCGCTGCATTTCATCGGTCTTGAGTGCGTCGGCGCCCATGACTACCGCCAGCGGGTTGCCCGAAAGCGGCTCCGCGCCGAAAACGTCGATCATTTGAAATTCATAGGTCACAACACTGCTCCTTACATTCGTGACGGCTGGATATCGAGGAGGTTCGGGGCGTCAGCCTGGCGACACGAGAAGCTTCACTCCCGCGATGGCAAACAGCGCAGAGAAGAGCCCTTGAATCCAACGGCCGACCCTGGAATAGAAAGCAATAATCCGGGCGGTCGAAAAGAGGATGGCGTAGCCACCGAATATGCCGATCCCGAGCACGGCGCAGCCGCCTATGATCGCTGGCAAGGTGCCGCCGGGAGCGTCTTCGCGGAGTCCCAGCGACATGATCGCCATCCAGGACATGATCGCCTTCGGGTTGGCGATGTGCATGAGGACGCCTTGGCGGTACAGGGGCAGATAGCGTGCCGTCCCTCGTGCCGTGTCGACACGGGGGACGTCCGGGACCGGTCGCAGGGCGGAGCTGCCGGCGCGCATTGCCAGGTAGAGCAGATAGAGACCGCCGAGCACCTTGATGACGACGAGCGCCTTGGCAGTGGTGGCCAGCAAGGTGGAGATGCCGGTTGCTGCCAGGACCGCCCAGGCCAGCGAGCCCGTCATGACCCCGCACGCGAGGATGAGGGCGGGCATGCGCCCGTCCCGCATTGCGGTCCCCATGATTGCCATGTTGCTGGGGCCCGGACTGGCAGCGGCCAGGAAGTAGGAGCAGTAGGCGAGGGCGATCGGGCTGCCAATCATTGGGACAGCCCCCGGATTGCAGGCGATGGTTCTTGCGACCCGATGCGCTCCATGACGTGGGACTGCTTCGTCATGCCTGGAGGTCTCCCCGATAGACGATGTGGACCTTGTTCCCGTCGGGATCGCGAAGGTAAGCGCCGAAATAGCCAGCGCCATAGTGAGGGCGCGGCCCAGGCACACCCTCGTCTATCCCGCCATTCGCAAGACCCGCGGCGTAGGCGGCTTCCACGACCTCTTCCGAGGCGGCGAGAAAGGCGACCATGTTGCCGTTGCCAGCCGTCGAGGGTTCGCCGTTGCGCGGGATGTAGACATAGAAGCGGGGCAGCGGGGCGGTCGCTGTCACCCAGCAAAGCGCCGGAGGTCCGCCATCGGGCGCGACAGCGCGGCGCTTAAGGCCAAGCGGCGCGAGGGTGGCGTCATGGAAACGGCCGGCCCGCTCGAGGTCCTGCGCGCCAACAGTCACATGGCTGAACATCTCGCCTCCGTCGCCCCGTCATCGCGGCGAGGCTGTTAGTGAAACGGTTGAATGTCGCCGACAACCCTAATGCACGTTACACTTTTGATCTATTTAAATAGTGTCACGCGACACTATTAATCACTCTGGACCGTAACCATGCTTCTTCAATCGCCCTGGAGTCCGCGCCTCGCGGAGATCGACGCGAGTCCCGCCGAGCGGCTGGTACTCGCACTGGCCGACGACATCATCGAGGGGCTGTTGAAGGGGGGCGACCGCCTGCCTGCTCATCGCGATCTCGCCTGGCAGCTGGGGGTTGGCCTGGGCACGGTGACGAAGGCCTATGCAGCCCTCGAACGGCGGGGGTTGGTGCGCAGCGTCAAGGGCCGGGGCATGTTCGTTGCGATTCTTCAGGCGCATGAGGAGCGGGAGATCGATCTCTCGTCCAATGTGCCGCCGGCAATGCTTTCCGCACGTCTCCTGGCACGGACCCTGGCCGGGGTCGCACGGAAGATCGATGCCGATCACCTCAATCTCTACTCGCCGCCCGCCGGCCACCTGGAACATCGGCGCCTGTTGGCTCGCTGGCTTGAGACGCTTGGCGTCCAGGTCGATCCGGCGAATCTGGCGCTGACGAGCAATGCCCGCCAGGCCATTTCGCTGGCCTTCGATCTCGCCTGCGGCCCCCACGGAGTCATCCTGACCGAAAGAGTGACCTATCCCGGGGCGATTGCGCTGGCGCGGCGCAAGGGCTATCGGATGCAAGGTGTCGCGATCGACGCAGAGGGGATGATTCCGGAGGCGCTCGCAGACGCTCTCGAAGGCGCAGCATCCACCGGTAACAGGGCGGTCTACCTCACGCCGACGCTGCACAACCCGACCACGGCAACCATGGGTGTGGCGCGCAGGCAGGCTATCGTCGATGTCTGCCGGAGGTCGGGAGCCTGGATCATCGAGGATGGCGTGTACGCGCTGGGGCCGCCCATGGCACCCACGCTCGCTGCGTTGGCTCCCGAGCGGGTCTTCCACGTCAATGGGTTGTCCAAGTCCATCGGCCCCGGATTGAGGATCGGCATGCTCACGCTGCCAGCGGAAATGACCGAAGCGGCGCAGGAGGTTCTGCAAGACGTCCCGATGGCCCCGTCGCCATTGTCCTGTGCCGTGGTGGAGGAATGGCTATCCAGCGGCGTCATCGCATCCATCCCGCAGGACTTGCGCCATGAAGCGTGCCGCCGGTCGAGCCTGGCGGTTTCGCTCCTCGGCGGGGTGGAGCTGGTTGCGCATCCGGATGCCTACCACCTCTGGCTGCCGATGCCGCGCGACGCGGCCGATCGCCTTGCGGCAGCGGCCTCCTCGGTGGGTATCAGGGTGACGCCTCCCGAATCGGTCATGGTTGACCGTATTGACCAGGCGTCAGGCATTCGCCTATGTCTCGGTGGAGCGTCCCGCGAAGACGTGACGGAAGGACTGACGCTCCTGGCAAGGCTCATGAAAGGCACTACGGTCTCGGTCGAATGAAGTCTGACGCGGCCACGCAGCGCTGAACCCGGAGCTTTGCTTTGATGACAGCGGTCGCGTCGCGGCCATGTCCGACAAGGCCATTTCGCCTGATCAGGCGCACCTCCCGGACGCAGCGACAGGCCGATGATGGTCGTCAGCCGCGCAATAAATGCACTGCCAGTCCCGCCAGCGCACAGGCGACCAGCACCTGGATCACCCCGCGCTTGAAGCGGAACAAGGCCAGCCCCGCCGCGACGGCGATGACTGCCGAAGGCCAGTCGAAGGCGCCGTCGAATCCCTTCGGCCAGAGCACGTGGTAGCCGAAGAACAGGGCCAGGTTGAGGATCACGCCGACCACGGCCGCCGTGATGCCGGTCAGCGGCGCGGTGAACTTCAGTTCGTTGTGCGTCGACTCCACCAGCGGGCCGCCGGCGAGGATGAACAGGAAGGACGGCAGGAAGGTGAACCAGGTGACCAGGCTCGCGGCGATGGCGCCGGCGAGGAAGGGGTGGTCCGCGCCAAACATCGGATGCACGTAGCCGCCGAAGAAGCCGACGAACGCCACCACCATGATCAGCGGCCCCGGCGTGGTTTCGCCCAGGGCCAGGCCATCGATCATCTGGGTCGGTGACAGCCAGCCGTAATGACCGACCGCTCCCTGGTAGACATAGGGCAGCACCGCATAGGCGCCACCGAAGGTCAGCAGGGCGGCCTTGGTGAAGAACCAGCCCATCTGCGTCAGCGTTCCCTGCCAGCCGAACGAGGCCGTCAGCAGCCCCATCGGCAGCAGCCAGAGCACGGCTCCGACCAGCGCCAGGCGCAGCAGATGGCTCCAGCGGAAGCGTGCATGCTCGGGCGTCGGGGTGTCGTCATCGATCAGCGCGGGCCCGTAGCTGGCCTTCGCCGCCCCGTGGCTGCCACCGATGGCGAACTTGCCCGGCAGCAGCCGTCCGCCGATATAGCCCAGGACCGCAGCTGCCAGCACGATGACCGGGAAGGGCAGGTTGAGCGCGAAGATGGCGACGAAGGAAGCCGCCGCCATGGCCCATAGCCAGGCGTTCTTCAGGGCGCGCGAACCGATCCGGTGGGCCGCATGCACGACGATGGCGGTCACCGCGGGCTTGATGCCGTAGAAGATGCCCGCCACCACCGGCACTTCGCCGAAGGCCACGTAGATCCACGACAGGCCGATCAGGATGAACAGCGACGGCAGCACGAACAGGGCGCCGGCGATCACGCCGCCCCAGGTGCGATGCATCAGCCAGCCGATGTAGGTCGCGAGCTGCTGTGCCTCCGGCCCCGGCAGCAACATGCAGTAGTTCAGGGCGTGGAGGAAGCGCCGCTCGCTGATCCAGCGGCGGCGCTCCACCAGCTCCTGGTGCATGATCGCAATCTGTCCCGCCGGGCCGCCAAAACTGATGAAGCCCAGCTTCAGCCAGAACAGGAAGGCCTCGTACAGGCTGATCGGCGTCCCGGCGTTGGTTGTCTTCCCGGCAGCGGGCGCGGTGGATTCAGTCATGGTGCTTCTCGTCGTTGGCGAAGGCGGTCAAGAGACCATTGAAGAGGCTGCCGGCAGCCTGCAGAAGCTGGTCGTCATCGAGGATGCTGTCGCGCAATCCGGCCAGGACGCGTTCGACGCCCGATGCTTCTGGCGGCGGGTTGCCACCGACATCCAGGTAATGCACGACGGCGGCGATACGCAGCAGGGCAGGGCTTTCGAGCTGGAAGCTGGCCAGCAGGGTCTCGAAGGTAACGCGCTGGCCGACGTGGCTGAAGGCGGCACCGTCGAAGTCGAAGCCCAGTGCGTCGGCCGGGCAGTCGTGCGGGGAGTCGAGCCAAAGGAAGCGTGCCACCGGATCGATGAAGTGGCGAATCAACCAGGCGCTGGCCAGGCGATCGATCCAGGGGCGTTTGCGGGTTGCCCAGCGGCGCCCCTGGAAGTCTTCAGGCGCAAGCGGCGTGATGGGCTCTTCATGGCTGCTCGGTTCATCCGCGCAGAGGGCGCGGCTGATGGCGGTTTCCAACGCTTGCAAGGCCGAGTCGGTGATCTGTCTGGCCTCACCGGGGAAAAAGTCGATGGCCGCCAGTTGGGTGAAGGCCTTGCGCAGCTTACGGACCTGCCGTGCCGTTTGCGGGGCGTTCTCGCTGGTCAGTTCACCGAGACCGCGGGCGATATCGTCGCGCAGCCTGGCATATTCCTCGCCGCGGTCGAACAGCGAAGCGAATCGCTCGCCGGGCTCGCTGATCGAGACCAGGTACGCCGTGCCATTGATGGCGAGCACCTCTCGCTCGACTCCTTCGAGGGCCTCGCGCCCGGCGACGTGATCGGGCAGTAGATAGACGCCGTCGCGCAGCACCGCCGCCCCGCACGCCTTGAGGGCCCGCCAGGCGCGCATGCGCTCGGTCGCATTGGCGGTCGGGAGGCCGAGTACCAGGAGGAGCCAGCTGATCATGTAGAGTGCTCAACCAATTAAGTTGTTAGCTCTACTATAATATGGGTTCAGCTGACCGGTAAGCCGTCTTCAATGCATGGGGCGCATCGAGGGTTTCACGATGATTCCACTCATCGGGCGACTCCGCTCAAGACTCGACCTGGCAGGCGTCGAGACGGGTGTGTGGCGTCTGCTGGTGGCGAGAAGTCTGCGTGGCTTTTGCGACGGTTTCGTTGCGGTGCTGTTGCCGGCCTACCTGCTCGCCCTGGGGCTGTCGACCCTCTCGGTCGGGCTGATCAGCACGTCGACGCTGCTCGGCTCGGCGATCGCCACCCTGCTGGTCGGCATGCTCGGCAATCGTTTTTCCCGCCGGACGCTGTTGCTGATGGCAGCCCTGGTGATGACGGCAACGGGCATTGGCTTTTTCAGCTTCGCAACGCTCTTGCCGCTGCTCGTGGTGGCCTTCCTCGGCACCATGAACCCCAGTGCCGGGGATGTCAGCCTGTTCCTTCCCATCGAACATGCCTGCCTGGCCGAAGCGTCGCAAACCCAGGTGCGCACTGCGCTCTATGCCCGCTACAGCCTCGCCGGAGCGCTCTCCGGCGCCCTGGGCGCACTGTTGGCCGGCGTGCCCGAATGGGTCGCGGCCCATCTCGGCGTCGCCGTGCTCCCGGCCATGCGTGGCATGTTCGTCCTCTACGCACTGACTGGGCTGGCGATACTCGCGCTGTACAGGGGGATGCCCCGGCAGCGGAGCGCGCCGACCAACGTTCGCGCATCGCTCGGGCCGTCGCGGTGGATCGTCGTACGCCTGGCGTTGCTGTTCAGCGTCGATGCATTCGCTGGCGGGCTGGTGGTCAACGCGCTGCTGACGCTCTGGCTCATGGCGCGCTTCGACCTCTCGGTCGGCGCTGCCGGGCAGTTCTTCTTCTGCACGGGCCTGCTGAGCGCCGGGTCGCAACTGATGGCGGCACCGCTGGCGCGCAGGATCGGCCTGCTGAATACCATGGTCTTCACGCACATCCCATCGAGCTTGTGCCTGATCGCGGCAGCCTTCATGCCTTCGTTGCCGCTGGCATTGCTCATGCTGTTGCTGCGCAGCGCTCTGTCGCAGCTCGACGTACCGACACGCAGTGCTTATGTCATGGCCGTCGTCACCCCGGCCGAGCGGGCTGCTGCCGCGAGCCTGACGGCGGTGCCGCGCAGTCTCGCCGCCGCCATCGCCCCGACCATCGCCAGCGGCCTGATCGGCCTGGGATGGCTCGCGGCGCCGTTGCTCACCTGCGGCGTGCTCAAGATCATTTACGACCTGGCCCTGTTCATGGCCTGCCGGCAGGTCCGGCTTGAGGGGGATTCGTCGTGAGCAGGCTGCGAATTGGCCTGCATTTGCCTGGATCTGATCACTGCCCGGCACGCCTCGAATCATCCGGTCTTGCGCATCATGGCGCTGCAAATATGGCGCCACTGCCCCAGCGCAAATGGCCCTTCCGCGCAGGCCGTCGGCGGAGTCCCAGGGCGACTGGCCTAATGCTATCCCCTGTTCTATACCGATAACGCATGCGGGCCCGAAAGGCCGGCAAGGCGCGGAACAAGGAGAGAGCGATGCGAGGGAATGACGACGAGGGCATGTTCCAGTTTTCCCCGGAAGCGCCGGCAGGAGAACTGGACGAAACAGAGCCCTTGCTGGTGCTCAGCGTCGACGATGATCCTGGTTTTCAACGTTCGCTGCAGGCGGCGTTGATGGGATACCGTTACCAGGACCAACCGCTGCGTCTGCTGACGGCCGGGTCTGCGGAAGAGGCGGCCAAGCTGATGGTGGAGACACCGGATCTGGCCCTGGTCCTGCTCGACGTGGTGATGGAAAGCGACGACGCCGGATTGCGCCTGGTGCGCAATGTCCGTGAAGTGCAGGGCAACGCCGATGTGCGGATCATCCTGCTGACCGGCCAGCCGGGCATGGCGCCGATGCAGGCGTCGCTGGATCACCTGGACATCAGCGACTACTGGCTCAAGACCGACATGAGCCAGGAGCGGCTGCACAGCATCCTCACCGGCAACCTGCGCACCTGGCAGCAGATTCGTGCCTTGAGCCGGGCCAAGCGCGGCCTGCAGGCGATAGTCGAGGCGAGCAACAGCCTGACCCTGGCCAGGGGGCTTGAAGATTTCTCCGCGCGGATGATCTGCGAGCTGTCCGGCTTGCTCGGAGTGGCGCCGGATGGCCTGGTTTGCGTGCAGGCCGGGCACACCGAGGAAGCGCCGTTGCATGCGAGCATCAGCGCGGCGGCAGGGCGCTTCGCGGCGCATCTGGCACGGCCGCTGGCATCGCTGGACGATCAGCCGATCCGTGCGCTGCTGAGCCGGGCCATGCAGGAAGAGACCGCCATCGCCACGGCCGACAGCCAGGTGCTGTTCTTCCCCGGCACCCAGGGCGTGCCCCATGCCGCCGCCTACCTGGCGACCGACCGCCACCTCGACGAGACCGAGCGCGAACTGCTGCGGGTGTTCTCCACCCAGGTCAATTCCGGCTTGATCAACGTCGCCCTGAGCAGCCGCCTCGACCGCATTGCCTACGAGGACGAGCTCCTCTCGATCCCCAATGGCAACGCCTTGCTCCGCGAGCTGGAAAGCGTCCTTGCGCTGCCTCCGCCGTGCGGCCGCACGCTGCTGCTGGTGGACCTCGACCAGTACGCCGAAGGCAGCCTGTCGCTGGGCGTCGAACAGGGCGACCTGATGCTGCAGGGCATGGCCCGGCGCCTGCGCGCCAGCTTTGCGCCGCCGTGCCTGGTTGCACGTCTGCACGAGGATACCTTTGCCATTCTCGGTCCCACCCAGCGCCTCTCCACGCAACAGGTGCGCAGTCTGGAGCTGTTCGACGAGAGCGCCCATTCCCCCTTCATCGGCATCGGTGCGGCGCGCCTGGACCTGGACGCCTACAGCGGCTCGGCGCGTGGAGCGATCGCCGCCGGCCTGCTGCTGCTCAAGCGGGCGCGCAGCCAGG harbors:
- a CDS encoding MFS transporter, which encodes MIPLIGRLRSRLDLAGVETGVWRLLVARSLRGFCDGFVAVLLPAYLLALGLSTLSVGLISTSTLLGSAIATLLVGMLGNRFSRRTLLLMAALVMTATGIGFFSFATLLPLLVVAFLGTMNPSAGDVSLFLPIEHACLAEASQTQVRTALYARYSLAGALSGALGALLAGVPEWVAAHLGVAVLPAMRGMFVLYALTGLAILALYRGMPRQRSAPTNVRASLGPSRWIVVRLALLFSVDAFAGGLVVNALLTLWLMARFDLSVGAAGQFFFCTGLLSAGSQLMAAPLARRIGLLNTMVFTHIPSSLCLIAAAFMPSLPLALLMLLLRSALSQLDVPTRSAYVMAVVTPAERAAAASLTAVPRSLAAAIAPTIASGLIGLGWLAAPLLTCGVLKIIYDLALFMACRQVRLEGDSS
- a CDS encoding PLP-dependent aminotransferase family protein produces the protein MLLQSPWSPRLAEIDASPAERLVLALADDIIEGLLKGGDRLPAHRDLAWQLGVGLGTVTKAYAALERRGLVRSVKGRGMFVAILQAHEEREIDLSSNVPPAMLSARLLARTLAGVARKIDADHLNLYSPPAGHLEHRRLLARWLETLGVQVDPANLALTSNARQAISLAFDLACGPHGVILTERVTYPGAIALARRKGYRMQGVAIDAEGMIPEALADALEGAASTGNRAVYLTPTLHNPTTATMGVARRQAIVDVCRRSGAWIIEDGVYALGPPMAPTLAALAPERVFHVNGLSKSIGPGLRIGMLTLPAEMTEAAQEVLQDVPMAPSPLSCAVVEEWLSSGVIASIPQDLRHEACRRSSLAVSLLGGVELVAHPDAYHLWLPMPRDAADRLAAAASSVGIRVTPPESVMVDRIDQASGIRLCLGGASREDVTEGLTLLARLMKGTTVSVE
- a CDS encoding chromate resistance protein ChrB domain-containing protein yields the protein MISWLLLVLGLPTANATERMRAWRALKACGAAVLRDGVYLLPDHVAGREALEGVEREVLAINGTAYLVSISEPGERFASLFDRGEEYARLRDDIARGLGELTSENAPQTARQVRKLRKAFTQLAAIDFFPGEARQITDSALQALETAISRALCADEPSSHEEPITPLAPEDFQGRRWATRKRPWIDRLASAWLIRHFIDPVARFLWLDSPHDCPADALGFDFDGAAFSHVGQRVTFETLLASFQLESPALLRIAAVVHYLDVGGNPPPEASGVERVLAGLRDSILDDDQLLQAAGSLFNGLLTAFANDEKHHD
- the chrA gene encoding chromate efflux transporter gives rise to the protein MTESTAPAAGKTTNAGTPISLYEAFLFWLKLGFISFGGPAGQIAIMHQELVERRRWISERRFLHALNYCMLLPGPEAQQLATYIGWLMHRTWGGVIAGALFVLPSLFILIGLSWIYVAFGEVPVVAGIFYGIKPAVTAIVVHAAHRIGSRALKNAWLWAMAAASFVAIFALNLPFPVIVLAAAVLGYIGGRLLPGKFAIGGSHGAAKASYGPALIDDDTPTPEHARFRWSHLLRLALVGAVLWLLPMGLLTASFGWQGTLTQMGWFFTKAALLTFGGAYAVLPYVYQGAVGHYGWLSPTQMIDGLALGETTPGPLIMVVAFVGFFGGYVHPMFGADHPFLAGAIAASLVTWFTFLPSFLFILAGGPLVESTHNELKFTAPLTGITAAVVGVILNLALFFGYHVLWPKGFDGAFDWPSAVIAVAAGLALFRFKRGVIQVLVACALAGLAVHLLRG
- a CDS encoding VOC family protein — its product is MFSHVTVGAQDLERAGRFHDATLAPLGLKRRAVAPDGGPPALCWVTATAPLPRFYVYIPRNGEPSTAGNGNMVAFLAASEEVVEAAYAAGLANGGIDEGVPGPRPHYGAGYFGAYLRDPDGNKVHIVYRGDLQA